A genomic window from Leptolyngbya sp. BL0902 includes:
- a CDS encoding metal-dependent hydrolase, whose amino-acid sequence MMSVTHAALAVAATAIGLSTADPYVLATAAVASQFPDIDTTESFSGRLIWPLTNFLEQRFPHRSVTHSFLATGLVAGLAAPLLWINPPFFGAIVLGYFVGWFADAFTKSGVEAFYPNPARLVIPGNPRARLDTRSPAEYWVLSTALFLTIISVNLTSAGGLSESVARTFFNDAATAAELFHKHGANQRIYIDIEGIHTHTRQSVSGTYEVLEAGSSDLIVEDVTTKRLYKIGQGNDAQIRPIRVKARLGDPVQVAAQFFNLQEVGVTEWLTTVPQNAYISGSLLLDDLLEVPPPVNLETYPTIRMGSGQIELQNAHPQEIRSLLQEFWILHGSVIVKVKA is encoded by the coding sequence ATGATGAGTGTGACCCATGCCGCCCTGGCGGTGGCCGCTACGGCTATCGGCCTCAGTACCGCAGATCCCTACGTTCTAGCGACCGCTGCGGTGGCCTCCCAGTTTCCCGACATCGACACCACGGAAAGCTTCTCAGGTCGCTTGATTTGGCCTCTGACCAATTTCCTAGAGCAACGGTTTCCCCATCGTTCCGTCACCCACTCCTTCCTGGCGACGGGCCTGGTGGCAGGACTAGCCGCGCCCCTGCTGTGGATTAACCCACCCTTCTTTGGGGCTATCGTGCTGGGCTACTTTGTGGGCTGGTTTGCCGATGCCTTCACCAAGTCTGGCGTAGAAGCCTTCTATCCCAATCCCGCTAGGCTGGTGATTCCCGGCAACCCTAGGGCCAGACTCGATACTCGTTCCCCGGCTGAGTATTGGGTACTCTCTACCGCTCTCTTCTTGACCATCATCAGCGTCAACCTCACCAGCGCCGGGGGACTTTCCGAGAGCGTGGCCCGGACGTTCTTCAATGACGCCGCCACAGCAGCGGAGCTATTTCATAAGCATGGAGCCAATCAGCGGATCTACATCGACATCGAGGGCATCCACACCCACACCCGCCAATCGGTCAGCGGCACCTATGAAGTCCTGGAGGCAGGCAGCAGTGACCTGATTGTTGAGGACGTAACCACCAAACGCCTCTATAAAATTGGCCAGGGCAATGATGCTCAGATCCGCCCCATACGAGTTAAGGCAAGGCTGGGCGATCCAGTGCAGGTTGCGGCCCAGTTCTTTAACCTACAAGAGGTGGGGGTGACGGAATGGCTAACCACGGTTCCCCAGAACGCCTACATCAGCGGTAGCCTCCTGCTGGATGACCTGCTAGAGGTGCCACCCCCGGTCAATCTTGAAACTTATCCTACGATTCGCATGGGTAGCGGCCAAATTGAGTTACAAAATGCTCATCCCCAAGAGATTCGTTCTCTACTGCAAGAGTTCTGGATTCTCCACGGTAGCGTCATCGTCAAAGTGAAGGCATGA
- a CDS encoding ATP-binding protein — translation MAQSTRDSSRLGTPKPPIRDGNALVVEFREDDIAQVINSLLKGQSILVLGESGSGKSVLGLEVRHRLGSEYRIAVASYSGSAKQTLIAIAEALGVPTETADDRPKPLTADQLRVEIAQDMNGGRRLLIADDAHRWPASLRYWMEELLRGKGLLLLLADRPPARDVFLKLPRMELEPLTPDQIRTLMYAEATAQGMAINPAKFADLQQRVGGNPALAKRVVHEELLGIGEEMSTDHRQYIDGTPFLVASLSAIGIVRFIGIGLGDKALYIVGGVATLLALTLRTLFYSINRKSTRLGR, via the coding sequence GTGGCGCAGTCAACGCGGGACTCAAGCCGCCTAGGGACGCCCAAGCCCCCCATCCGGGACGGCAATGCCCTGGTGGTGGAGTTTCGTGAGGACGACATTGCCCAGGTGATTAACTCGCTCCTGAAGGGACAGTCCATTCTGGTGTTGGGAGAATCGGGCAGCGGTAAGAGCGTCCTTGGTCTGGAGGTGAGGCATCGTCTGGGGTCTGAGTACCGCATTGCGGTGGCGTCCTACTCTGGCAGTGCCAAGCAAACCCTGATTGCCATTGCCGAAGCCTTGGGTGTTCCCACAGAAACCGCCGATGACCGACCTAAGCCCTTGACCGCTGACCAACTGCGGGTGGAGATTGCCCAGGACATGAACGGTGGCCGACGGCTGCTGATTGCCGATGATGCCCATCGGTGGCCCGCATCCTTGCGCTACTGGATGGAGGAGTTGCTACGGGGGAAGGGGCTGCTGCTGCTGCTGGCGGATCGGCCTCCGGCAAGGGATGTCTTCTTGAAGCTGCCTCGGATGGAGCTAGAACCCTTGACCCCTGACCAGATCCGCACCCTCATGTATGCCGAAGCCACCGCTCAAGGCATGGCGATCAACCCCGCCAAATTTGCTGACCTACAGCAGCGGGTGGGGGGCAATCCAGCCCTGGCGAAACGGGTGGTGCATGAGGAATTGTTGGGCATTGGTGAAGAGATGAGTACCGACCATCGGCAGTACATCGACGGCACCCCCTTCCTGGTTGCCAGCCTCAGTGCCATTGGCATTGTCCGGTTCATTGGCATTGGCCTAGGGGACAAAGCCCTCTACATCGTCGGTGGGGTGGCCACGCTGCTAGCTCTGACCTTGAGGACGTTGTTCTATTCGATTAACCGCAAGAGTACGAGGTTAGGACGATGA
- a CDS encoding ATP-binding protein, with amino-acid sequence MFLDELTEFKRDVLEFLRQPLEDGYVTITRTRQSVVFPAQFTLIASTNPCPCGFYGDSVQPCTCTPRSRESYWSRLSGPLMDRIDLQVVVSRIKPEEMTQHQPGEASEVVRDRVQQARQRAHDRFKAEPKLQCNADMQSRHLKDWCPLDDPSRTLLEGAVRKLGLSARATDRILKVGRTIADLDGAEHLQTHHIAEAIQYRTIDRMQ; translated from the coding sequence TTGTTTCTGGACGAACTCACCGAGTTTAAGCGCGACGTGCTGGAATTTCTGCGCCAGCCCCTAGAAGACGGCTACGTCACCATCACCCGCACCCGGCAATCCGTCGTATTTCCAGCCCAGTTTACCCTGATTGCCAGCACCAATCCCTGCCCCTGTGGCTTCTATGGCGACTCTGTGCAGCCCTGCACCTGCACCCCTCGCAGCCGCGAAAGCTACTGGTCTCGGCTATCGGGGCCGCTGATGGATCGCATTGACCTGCAAGTGGTGGTCAGCCGCATCAAGCCGGAAGAAATGACCCAGCACCAGCCCGGAGAAGCCTCGGAGGTGGTGCGAGATCGGGTGCAGCAGGCCCGTCAACGCGCCCACGACCGCTTCAAGGCCGAACCCAAGCTGCAATGCAACGCCGATATGCAAAGCCGCCACCTCAAAGACTGGTGCCCCCTCGACGACCCCAGCCGCACCCTACTGGAAGGCGCGGTGCGTAAACTGGGCCTCTCCGCCCGCGCCACCGACCGCATCCTCAAGGTAGGGCGCACCATTGCTGACCTGGACGGAGCCGAACACTTGCAAACCCACCACATTGCCGAGGCGATTCAGTACCGCACCATTGACCGAATGCAGTAG
- a CDS encoding IctB family putative bicarbonate transporter: MLTSFWQQLTLSTFAFDQWRQVSILHRLLAPLRQWRQGSWLLPWGDWIGLALVAVIYVLAPYVSTTLIGVLLMAAAAFWVLLTLTDEAGVGMTPIHITVAVFWGAMALATAFSPVRGAALTGLIRLTLNILLFLLTARISRRPRARTLLISAYLFTTLPVAIYGLRQYFFGATALATWVDATSELATATRVYSFLGNPNLLAGYLIPAVMFAVMAVFAWPRWVPKGLAALTAVLNTLCLVLTLSRGGWIGFVLGGFVLLSLTVHYWSIRFTPFWRRWAMPLLLGGVAAFVVLAVLSVSSLRVRVLSMFAGRSDSSNNFRMNVWVAVIEMIRDRPILGIGPGNNAFNAVYPLYQRPRYNALSAYSVFLEVLVEGGIIGLAAFLWMLLVVFQQGWVQIQKLRELQSVQGYWLMGALASMVGILGQGIADTVMYRPQISTLWWLSIALVASYYPTLRQGKGQDFQLDT; this comes from the coding sequence ATGTTGACGTCCTTTTGGCAGCAGCTAACCCTCTCCACCTTTGCCTTCGACCAATGGCGGCAGGTGAGTATCCTCCATCGTCTCTTGGCCCCGCTGCGGCAGTGGCGGCAAGGAAGCTGGCTGTTGCCCTGGGGCGATTGGATTGGGCTGGCTCTGGTGGCGGTGATCTACGTCCTCGCCCCCTACGTGTCTACCACGCTGATTGGGGTACTGTTGATGGCGGCGGCGGCCTTTTGGGTGTTGCTCACCCTCACCGATGAGGCCGGGGTCGGCATGACGCCCATCCACATTACGGTGGCGGTGTTTTGGGGAGCCATGGCCCTCGCCACCGCCTTCTCCCCGGTGCGGGGGGCGGCCCTAACGGGTCTGATTCGCCTCACCCTCAATATCTTGCTGTTTTTGTTGACGGCCCGCATTAGCCGACGGCCCAGAGCCAGAACACTGCTGATTTCGGCCTATCTATTCACCACCTTGCCCGTTGCCATCTATGGGTTGCGGCAATATTTCTTTGGGGCAACGGCCCTCGCCACTTGGGTAGATGCCACCTCCGAACTGGCCACCGCCACGCGGGTCTACAGCTTTTTGGGCAACCCCAACCTGCTGGCAGGGTATCTCATTCCCGCTGTCATGTTCGCGGTGATGGCGGTATTTGCTTGGCCGCGCTGGGTACCCAAGGGATTGGCCGCTTTGACGGCGGTGCTAAATACCCTCTGTCTGGTGCTCACCCTCAGCCGGGGCGGCTGGATTGGCTTCGTGCTCGGCGGCTTTGTGCTGCTCAGCCTGACGGTGCATTACTGGAGCATTCGGTTCACGCCCTTTTGGCGACGCTGGGCCATGCCCCTGCTTTTGGGCGGGGTTGCGGCCTTTGTGGTGCTGGCGGTGCTGTCTGTCAGTTCTCTGCGGGTGCGGGTGCTGAGTATGTTTGCTGGACGATCCGACAGCAGCAACAATTTCCGTATGAACGTTTGGGTGGCGGTGATCGAAATGATTCGAGACCGCCCCATCCTCGGCATTGGCCCCGGCAACAACGCCTTCAACGCGGTCTATCCTCTCTATCAGCGCCCCCGCTACAACGCCCTCAGCGCCTACTCTGTTTTCTTAGAGGTGTTGGTAGAGGGCGGGATTATCGGTCTTGCGGCCTTTTTGTGGATGCTGCTGGTGGTGTTTCAGCAGGGCTGGGTGCAGATTCAAAAGCTGCGGGAGCTTCAGTCTGTGCAGGGCTATTGGCTGATGGGGGCGTTGGCTTCCATGGTGGGTATCCTGGGCCAGGGCATTGCTGATACGGTGATGTATCGGCCCCAAATTAGCACCCTGTGGTGGCTCTCCATTGCCCTCGTCGCTAGCTACTACCCCACCCTGCGCCAGGGCAAAGGCCAGGATTTTCAGTTGGACACCTAG
- a CDS encoding YggT family protein: MDLWVDSLANFVALYLLVLLLRVIWSWVPTVNWENPVLSVMRQLTDPYIACFRAVIPPIAGMDLSASFAILALAIVQNVLDRIAGIGYSF, from the coding sequence ATGGATCTTTGGGTTGATAGCCTAGCTAACTTTGTGGCCTTGTACCTCCTGGTGCTGCTGCTTCGCGTCATTTGGAGTTGGGTTCCCACGGTGAATTGGGAGAATCCCGTCCTATCGGTGATGCGGCAGCTTACGGATCCCTACATAGCTTGTTTTCGCGCCGTGATTCCCCCCATCGCTGGGATGGATCTGTCGGCGTCCTTTGCTATCTTGGCCTTGGCCATTGTCCAAAACGTTCTAGACCGCATTGCAGGCATCGGCTACTCCTTCTAA
- a CDS encoding YggT family protein — MDILVQTLSTFLSIYTVLLIIRILLSWFPNVDWLSPPFSVLSQLTDPYLNLFRSIIPPLGGIDLSPILAFLLLSFLRQGIMTLALALSSSYAYF, encoded by the coding sequence ATGGATATTTTAGTACAGACCCTCTCCACCTTCCTTTCGATCTACACCGTCCTGCTCATCATCCGCATTTTGCTGAGCTGGTTCCCCAATGTGGATTGGCTCAGCCCACCCTTCTCCGTCCTTAGCCAGCTTACGGATCCCTACCTAAACCTGTTTCGATCCATCATTCCTCCCCTAGGCGGCATTGACCTATCGCCTATCCTGGCCTTTTTGCTGCTGTCCTTCCTGCGCCAAGGCATTATGACCCTTGCGCTGGCGCTGTCCTCTTCCTACGCCTACTTCTAG